The Mycobacterium seoulense genome has a window encoding:
- a CDS encoding XdhC family protein produces the protein MRDVLAQLMSIWRAGDTAGLATVVRTFRSAPRAPGAAMVVAPDGSVSGSVSGGCVEGAVYDLATEAAQTGAPRLQRYGVSDDDAFAVGLTCGGVIDVFVEPVSRASFPDLGAVADDIAERRAVATATVIAHPDPAWIGRRVVIRPDGMAGSLGSARADAAVADDARGLLALGRSEVLEYGPDGQRLGDGMEVFVSSYAPPPRMLVFGAIDFAAALARQGSFLGYRVTVCDARAVFATRARFPTADDVVVDWPHRYLAAQAEAGAVDRHTVICVLTHDPKFDVPVLEVALRLPQVGYVGAMGSRRTHDDRLARLKAAGLSDAELSRLSSPIGLDLGARTPEETAVSIAADIIARRWGGGGRPLAQIVGRIHHDAEVAGGFPASSGIA, from the coding sequence GTGCGTGACGTGCTTGCCCAGCTGATGTCGATCTGGCGCGCCGGCGACACCGCGGGCCTCGCGACGGTGGTGCGCACCTTCCGGTCCGCGCCGCGCGCGCCGGGAGCCGCGATGGTGGTCGCGCCGGACGGCTCGGTCAGCGGGTCGGTGTCGGGCGGCTGCGTGGAAGGCGCGGTCTACGACCTCGCCACCGAGGCGGCGCAGACCGGGGCGCCGCGGCTGCAACGGTACGGGGTCAGCGACGACGACGCGTTCGCGGTCGGCCTGACGTGCGGCGGCGTCATCGACGTGTTCGTCGAGCCGGTTTCGCGCGCGTCGTTCCCCGACCTCGGCGCGGTGGCCGACGACATCGCCGAGCGCCGCGCGGTGGCGACCGCGACCGTCATCGCCCACCCGGATCCGGCCTGGATCGGCCGGCGGGTCGTCATCCGGCCCGACGGGATGGCGGGGTCACTGGGGTCGGCGCGAGCCGACGCCGCGGTCGCCGACGATGCCCGCGGCCTCCTTGCGCTCGGCCGCAGCGAGGTGCTCGAGTACGGGCCCGACGGGCAGCGGCTCGGCGACGGCATGGAGGTCTTCGTGTCCAGCTATGCGCCACCGCCGCGGATGCTGGTGTTCGGTGCCATCGACTTCGCGGCCGCGCTGGCGCGCCAGGGCTCGTTCCTGGGCTACCGCGTCACCGTGTGCGACGCCCGTGCGGTGTTCGCCACCCGGGCGCGCTTCCCCACGGCCGACGACGTCGTCGTCGACTGGCCCCACCGCTATCTCGCCGCCCAGGCCGAGGCGGGCGCCGTCGACCGCCACACGGTGATCTGCGTGCTCACCCACGACCCGAAGTTCGACGTGCCGGTGCTCGAGGTGGCGCTGCGGCTGCCCCAGGTCGGCTACGTCGGCGCCATGGGGTCGCGCCGCACCCACGACGACCGCCTGGCCCGGCTCAAGGCCGCCGGCCTGTCCGACGCCGAGCTGAGCCGGCTGTCCAGCCCCATCGGGCTGGACCTCGGCGCGCGCACCCCGGAGGAGACCGCCGTCTCGATTGCCGCCGACATCATCGCTAGGCGCTGGGGCGGCGGGGGCAGGCCCCTGGCCCAGATCGTCGGGCGAATCCACCACGACGCCGAGGTAGCGGGCGGCTTCCCGGCGAGTTCAGGGATTGCTTAA
- a CDS encoding SDR family NAD(P)-dependent oxidoreductase: MPRPVALITGPTSGIGAGYARHFASDGYDLVLVARDADRLTQLAGELEGRAGDVEVLPADLADAAGRDKVCERLARGVRVLVNNAGFGTSGDFWATDPALLQSQLDVNVTAVMHLTRAALPAMLDAGAGTVVNIASVAGLVPGRGSTYSASKAWVISFSEGLAVGLQGTGVGVHAVCPGYVHTEFHARAGIDMAKSPSFMWLEVDDVVNQSLADIARGKVISIPGLQYKAIIAAERMIPRTVMRAVTKRIGGGRGRT, translated from the coding sequence ATGCCTCGTCCCGTCGCCCTGATCACCGGCCCCACGTCCGGGATCGGCGCCGGCTACGCGCGACACTTCGCCTCCGACGGCTACGACCTGGTCCTGGTCGCCCGCGACGCGGACCGGTTGACGCAGCTGGCGGGTGAACTGGAAGGCCGGGCCGGCGACGTCGAGGTGCTGCCGGCCGACCTGGCCGATGCCGCCGGTCGCGACAAGGTCTGCGAACGCCTGGCCCGGGGAGTCCGGGTGCTGGTGAACAACGCCGGCTTCGGCACCTCCGGCGACTTCTGGGCCACCGACCCCGCGCTGCTGCAGTCTCAGCTGGACGTCAACGTCACCGCGGTCATGCACCTGACCCGGGCCGCCCTGCCGGCCATGCTCGACGCCGGGGCCGGCACCGTCGTCAACATCGCCAGCGTCGCCGGGCTGGTGCCAGGGCGCGGATCCACGTATTCGGCGTCCAAGGCGTGGGTGATCTCGTTCAGCGAGGGCCTGGCCGTCGGCCTGCAGGGCACCGGCGTGGGCGTGCACGCCGTGTGTCCGGGCTACGTGCACACCGAATTTCACGCCCGGGCCGGCATCGACATGGCCAAGTCGCCGTCGTTCATGTGGCTCGAGGTGGACGACGTGGTGAACCAGAGCCTGGCCGACATCGCCCGGGGCAAGGTGATCAGCATCCCGGGCCTGCAATACAAGGCGATCATCGCCGCCGAGCGGATGATCCCGCGGACCGTGATGCGGGCGGTCACGAAGCGGATCGGCGGTGGCCGTGGCCGGACCTGA
- a CDS encoding FAD binding domain-containing protein, producing MQVPGPFEYERATSVDHAIGLLDRLGEGARVVAGGHSLLPMMKLRIANPEYLVDINDLALELGYVITDPTLVRIGAMTRHREILESDTLAAVCPIFRDAERVIADPVVRNRGTLGGSLCQADPAEDLSTVCTVLDAVCLARGPSGEREIAIDDFLAGPYETTLARNEILIEVRIPLRHNSSSAYAKVERRVGDWAVTAAGAAITLDGDQIAAARVDLTAVNPDPGGLAELSAALVGQPATESVFADAGRRAAQACDPVTDVRGSAEYKRHLASELTIRTLRTAAERVREQGGN from the coding sequence ATGCAAGTACCCGGACCCTTCGAATACGAACGCGCGACCAGCGTCGACCACGCCATCGGACTGCTGGATCGGTTAGGGGAGGGGGCGCGCGTCGTCGCCGGCGGGCACAGCCTGCTGCCGATGATGAAACTGCGCATCGCCAACCCCGAATACCTGGTGGACATCAACGATCTCGCGCTCGAGCTCGGATACGTGATCACCGATCCGACGCTGGTGCGCATCGGCGCGATGACGCGGCACCGGGAGATCCTGGAGTCCGACACCCTGGCCGCGGTCTGCCCGATCTTCCGGGACGCCGAGCGCGTGATCGCCGACCCGGTGGTGCGCAACCGCGGCACCCTCGGCGGTTCGCTGTGCCAGGCGGACCCGGCCGAGGATCTGTCGACGGTGTGCACGGTGCTGGACGCGGTGTGCCTGGCCCGGGGACCGTCCGGTGAACGCGAGATCGCGATCGACGACTTCCTTGCCGGCCCGTACGAGACCACGCTGGCCCGCAACGAGATCCTCATCGAGGTCCGGATACCGTTGCGGCACAACAGCTCCAGCGCATATGCGAAGGTGGAGCGTCGGGTGGGCGACTGGGCGGTCACGGCCGCGGGGGCGGCCATCACCCTGGACGGCGACCAGATCGCCGCCGCGCGGGTCGACCTGACGGCGGTGAATCCCGATCCCGGCGGCCTGGCCGAGCTGTCGGCCGCGTTGGTCGGCCAGCCGGCCACCGAGAGCGTCTTCGCCGACGCGGGGCGGCGCGCCGCGCAGGCCTGCGACCCGGTCACCGATGTCCGCGGCAGCGCCGAATACAAGCGCCACCTGGCCTCCGAACTGACCATCCGCACGCTTCGCACTGCGGCCGAGCGCGTCCGCGAACAAGGGGGTAACTGA
- a CDS encoding XdhC family protein, whose product MSTVSERAQQLLAARTPFVRATVVRAQPPASAYPGDEAILLADGTIEGFVGGQCAQNSVRKAALGALQAGESVLLRVLPDGDVHFPEAPGACVVVNPCLSGGSLEIFLTPQLPPPMIRIHGETPIADSLAQICGVLGYEVRRDADMSDTAASPTAIVIASHGGPEAEIIRAALDTGVGYIGLVASRVRGASVVDALDLSDVERARIHTPVGLRIGAKTPAEIAVSIAAELIAAVRDGSLLRSAGPVNGAPDEAVDPVCGMTVPIGPAAEHLRLAGTDYWFCGPGCRTAFAGKAGA is encoded by the coding sequence TTGAGCACGGTCAGCGAACGGGCCCAGCAACTACTGGCCGCGCGCACACCCTTCGTGCGCGCGACGGTGGTGCGCGCCCAGCCGCCCGCCTCGGCGTACCCCGGCGACGAGGCGATCCTGTTGGCCGACGGCACCATCGAGGGCTTCGTCGGCGGCCAGTGCGCGCAGAACTCCGTCCGCAAAGCCGCGCTGGGCGCACTGCAAGCAGGCGAAAGCGTGCTGCTGCGAGTGCTTCCCGACGGCGACGTCCACTTTCCCGAGGCGCCCGGCGCCTGCGTCGTCGTCAACCCGTGCCTGTCCGGCGGGTCGCTGGAGATATTCCTGACGCCGCAGCTGCCGCCGCCGATGATCCGGATCCACGGTGAGACGCCGATCGCCGACTCCCTGGCCCAGATCTGCGGCGTGCTCGGTTACGAAGTCCGCCGCGACGCCGACATGTCCGACACCGCCGCCTCGCCCACCGCCATCGTGATCGCCAGCCACGGCGGCCCGGAAGCCGAAATCATCCGCGCCGCACTGGACACCGGCGTCGGCTACATCGGCCTGGTCGCCAGCAGGGTTCGCGGCGCGTCGGTTGTGGACGCGCTCGACCTGTCCGACGTCGAGCGGGCCCGCATCCACACCCCGGTGGGATTGCGCATCGGGGCCAAGACTCCCGCGGAGATCGCCGTGTCGATCGCCGCCGAACTGATCGCGGCCGTGCGCGACGGCAGCCTCCTGCGCTCCGCCGGCCCGGTGAACGGCGCCCCCGACGAGGCGGTCGACCCCGTCTGCGGCATGACCGTGCCGATCGGCCCCGCCGCCGAGCACTTGCGGCTGGCCGGCACCGACTACTGGTTCTGCGGCCCGGGCTGCCGCACGGCGTTCGCGGGGAAAGCCGGCGCATGA
- the pyrE gene encoding orotate phosphoribosyltransferase, which yields MAVAGPESPASAREELAELVRRLSVVHGRVTLSSGQEADYYVDLRRATLHHRASALIGTLVRELTRDWDYAVVGGLTLGADPVATAVMHAPGRPIDAFVVRKSAKTHGLQRLIEGSEVAGKRALVVEDTSTTGNSALTAVRAVQEAGGQVVGVATVVDRATGAAEAIEAEGLPYRSVLGLADLGLG from the coding sequence GTGGCCGTGGCCGGACCTGAGTCGCCGGCATCCGCGCGCGAGGAGCTGGCCGAGCTGGTGCGCCGGCTGTCGGTGGTGCACGGCCGGGTGACCCTGTCGTCGGGCCAGGAGGCCGACTACTACGTCGACCTGCGCCGCGCCACCCTGCACCACCGGGCCTCGGCCTTGATCGGCACGCTGGTGCGCGAACTCACCCGCGACTGGGACTACGCCGTGGTCGGCGGGCTGACCCTGGGCGCCGACCCGGTCGCCACCGCCGTGATGCATGCGCCGGGGCGCCCGATCGACGCGTTCGTCGTGCGCAAATCCGCGAAAACCCATGGGCTGCAACGCCTTATCGAGGGATCCGAGGTTGCCGGTAAGCGGGCGCTGGTGGTCGAGGACACCAGCACCACGGGCAACTCGGCGCTGACGGCGGTGCGCGCCGTGCAAGAGGCCGGCGGGCAGGTGGTCGGCGTGGCCACGGTCGTCGACCGTGCCACCGGCGCCGCCGAGGCCATCGAGGCCGAGGGGCTGCCGTACCGCAGCGTGCTGGGCCTCGCCGACCTGGGGTTGGGCTAG
- a CDS encoding LysR family transcriptional regulator, whose translation MTPAQLRAFSAVVRLGSVRAAAAELGVSDAGVSMLVTALRKELDDPLFTRTGAGLAFTPGGLRLASRAVEILGLQQQTAIEVTEAAHGRRLLRIAASTAFAEHAAPGLIELFSSRADDLSVELSVHPTSRFRDLICSRAVDIAIGPASESSIDADDALFVRPFLKYQIIAVAAPKSPLAVGVPTPALLRQQQWMLGPSAGGVDGEIATMLRDLAIPESQQRIFQSDAAALEEVQRVGGATLTIGFAVAKDLAGGRLTHVHGPGLDRSGEWCAATLAPSARQPAVSELVRFITTPRCTQAMIRGSGVGVTRFRPKVHVTLWS comes from the coding sequence ATGACCCCGGCTCAACTTCGGGCCTTTTCCGCGGTGGTTCGCCTCGGCTCGGTGCGGGCAGCGGCCGCGGAGCTGGGTGTTTCCGACGCCGGCGTCTCGATGCTCGTGACGGCGCTGCGCAAGGAGCTCGACGACCCGTTGTTCACCCGGACCGGCGCCGGGTTGGCGTTTACCCCCGGGGGGCTGCGACTGGCCAGCCGCGCGGTCGAAATCCTGGGTCTGCAACAGCAAACCGCCATCGAAGTCACCGAGGCCGCCCACGGGCGCCGGTTGCTGCGGATCGCCGCGTCCACCGCGTTCGCCGAACACGCCGCGCCCGGGCTGATCGAGCTCTTCTCGTCGCGGGCAGATGACCTGTCGGTCGAGTTGAGCGTGCATCCGACGAGCCGGTTTCGTGACCTGATCTGCTCGCGCGCCGTGGACATCGCGATCGGCCCGGCCAGCGAGAGTTCGATCGACGCGGACGACGCGCTGTTCGTGCGGCCGTTCCTGAAGTATCAGATCATCGCCGTCGCGGCACCCAAAAGCCCGCTGGCCGTTGGTGTTCCGACGCCGGCATTGCTGCGTCAGCAACAGTGGATGCTGGGCCCGTCGGCGGGCGGAGTGGACGGCGAGATCGCAACCATGTTGCGCGACTTGGCGATCCCGGAGTCACAGCAGCGGATTTTTCAGAGCGACGCGGCCGCCCTCGAGGAGGTGCAGCGGGTCGGCGGGGCCACGTTGACCATCGGCTTCGCGGTTGCCAAGGACCTGGCCGGCGGGCGCCTGACGCATGTGCACGGTCCCGGGCTGGACCGGTCGGGCGAGTGGTGCGCGGCGACGCTGGCGCCCTCGGCCCGTCAGCCGGCCGTCTCCGAGTTGGTCCGCTTCATCACCACCCCGCGCTGCACGCAGGCGATGATCCGCGGGTCCGGCGTGGGCGTGACCCGGTTTCGCCCGAAGGTGCACGTGACACTGTGGAGCTGA
- a CDS encoding AAA family ATPase: protein MTPAVFSDVDDVIARFDARDYLLDAGTASAIYLAVTLGRPLLLEGEPGVGKTTAAKTLADVLNTPLVRLQCYEGLTAAEALYDWNYQRQLLSIRLAEAQRTQIAEADLYTEAYLVDRPILRCVRHRGPTPPVLLIDEIDRADDEFEALLLEFLGESAVTVPELGTFVAQRPPVAVLTSNRSRDLHDALRRRCLYHWIDYPEASRAAAIVRRTVPGAAAPLIEHVTQFVGMARNLDLDKPPGVAETIDWVAALVALGVADLVDPAALVSLGALAKTPDDRTLIRDAFIEYSRT, encoded by the coding sequence ATGACGCCGGCGGTGTTCAGCGACGTCGACGACGTGATCGCCCGGTTCGACGCGCGGGACTACCTGCTCGACGCTGGGACCGCGTCCGCGATCTACCTGGCGGTCACGCTGGGCCGGCCCCTGCTGCTGGAAGGCGAGCCGGGCGTCGGCAAGACCACCGCCGCGAAAACTCTTGCGGACGTGCTGAATACGCCGCTGGTCAGGCTGCAATGCTATGAAGGGCTGACCGCCGCCGAGGCGCTCTACGACTGGAACTACCAACGCCAGCTGCTGTCCATCCGGCTGGCCGAAGCCCAGCGGACCCAGATCGCCGAGGCCGACCTGTACACCGAGGCCTACCTGGTCGACCGGCCGATCCTGCGGTGCGTGCGGCACCGCGGGCCCACCCCGCCGGTGTTGCTGATCGACGAGATCGATCGGGCCGACGACGAATTCGAGGCGCTGCTGCTGGAGTTCCTCGGCGAATCCGCCGTCACCGTGCCCGAGCTGGGCACCTTCGTCGCGCAGCGCCCGCCCGTCGCGGTGCTCACCTCCAACCGGAGCCGTGACCTGCACGACGCGCTGCGCCGCCGCTGCCTGTACCACTGGATCGACTACCCGGAGGCTTCGCGGGCGGCCGCGATCGTGCGGCGGACCGTGCCGGGCGCCGCGGCCCCGCTGATCGAGCACGTCACCCAATTCGTCGGTATGGCAAGGAATCTCGATCTGGACAAGCCGCCGGGCGTGGCCGAGACGATCGACTGGGTCGCCGCCCTGGTGGCGCTCGGCGTCGCCGACCTGGTCGATCCGGCGGCGCTGGTCAGCCTGGGGGCGCTGGCCAAGACCCCCGACGACCGTACGCTGATTCGCGACGCGTTCATCGAATACAGCCGCACCTGA
- a CDS encoding (2Fe-2S)-binding protein — MQVNMTVNGEQVTAEVEPRTLLVHFLRDQLRLTGTHWGCDTSNCGTCVVDVDGVPVKSCTMLAVMASGHSIRTVEGLAVDGRLDPVQEGFMRCHGLQCGFCTPGMMITARALLDRDPDPDEQTIREAISGQICRCTGYTTIVRSIQWAAQHSSAEATS; from the coding sequence ATGCAAGTCAATATGACCGTCAACGGCGAGCAGGTGACCGCCGAGGTCGAGCCCCGGACGCTGCTCGTCCACTTCCTGCGGGATCAGTTGCGGCTCACCGGAACGCACTGGGGTTGCGACACCAGCAACTGCGGGACATGCGTTGTCGACGTGGACGGCGTGCCGGTGAAGTCCTGCACGATGCTCGCCGTGATGGCGTCCGGCCACAGCATCCGGACCGTCGAAGGGTTGGCGGTTGACGGCCGGCTCGACCCGGTGCAGGAAGGCTTCATGCGCTGCCACGGGTTGCAGTGCGGCTTTTGCACGCCGGGAATGATGATCACCGCCCGTGCGCTGCTCGACCGCGATCCCGACCCCGACGAGCAGACCATCCGCGAGGCGATATCCGGGCAGATCTGCCGGTGCACCGGATACACCACGATCGTGCGCTCCATCCAGTGGGCCGCACAGCACAGCTCCGCGGAGGCCACGTCATGA
- a CDS encoding aerobic carbon-monoxide dehydrogenase large subunit has translation MTTIESRPPSPEDTADNDQKPCGHGRMLRKEDPRFIRGRGTYVDDVALPGMLHLAILRSPYAHARIASIDVTAAMAHPKVKAVVTGADLAEKGLAWMPTLSNDVQAVLATDKVRFQGQEVAFVVAEDRYSARDALELIDVDYDPLDPVVDVRTALDASAPVIRTDLDGKTDNHIFDWETGDAAATEAAFARADVVVKQEIVYPRVHPAPMETCGAVADLDPVTGKLTLWTTSQAPHAHRTLYALVAGLPEHKIRVISPDIGGGFGNKVPIYPGYVCAIVGSLLLGKPVKWMEDRSENLTSTSFARDYIMVGEIAATQDGKILALRSNVLADHGAFNGQAAPTKYPAGFFGVFTGSYDLEAAYCHMTAVYTNKAPGGVAYACSFRITEAVYFVERLVDCLAFELKMDPAELRLRNLLRPDQFPYTTKTGWTYDSGDYEATMRKAMDMIGYDALRAEQKERRERGELMGIGMAFFTEAVGAGPRKDMDILGLGMADGCELRVHPTGKAVVRLSVQSQGQGHETTFAQIVAEELGIPPDDIDVVHGDTDQTPFGLGTYGSRSTPVSGAAAALVARKVRDKAQIIASGMLEVSVADLEWEKGSFHVKGDPSASVTIQDIAMRAHGAGDLPEGIEGGLDAEVCYNPSNLTYPYGAYFCVVDVDPGTAVVKVRRFLAVDDCGTRINPMIIEGQVHGGIVDGIGMALMEMIAFDEDGNCLGGSLMDYLIPTAMEVPHLETGFTVTPSPHHPIGAKGIGESATVGSPPAVVNAVVDALAPFGVRHADMPLTPSRVWEAMQGRARPPI, from the coding sequence ATGACCACCATCGAGTCCCGGCCGCCGTCCCCCGAAGACACCGCCGACAACGACCAAAAGCCCTGCGGCCACGGCCGGATGCTGCGCAAGGAGGACCCCCGCTTCATCCGCGGCCGCGGCACCTACGTCGACGACGTCGCGTTGCCGGGCATGCTGCACCTGGCCATCCTGCGCTCGCCGTACGCGCACGCCCGCATCGCGAGCATCGACGTGACCGCGGCCATGGCGCATCCGAAGGTCAAGGCGGTCGTGACGGGCGCGGACCTGGCCGAGAAGGGCCTGGCCTGGATGCCCACGCTGTCCAATGACGTGCAGGCGGTGCTGGCCACCGACAAGGTCCGCTTTCAGGGGCAGGAGGTCGCGTTCGTCGTTGCCGAGGACCGGTATTCGGCGCGCGACGCGCTCGAACTGATCGACGTCGACTACGACCCGTTGGACCCGGTGGTCGACGTGCGCACCGCGCTGGACGCGTCCGCGCCGGTCATCCGCACCGACCTCGACGGCAAGACCGACAACCACATCTTCGACTGGGAGACCGGCGACGCCGCCGCCACCGAGGCGGCGTTCGCGCGCGCCGACGTGGTGGTCAAGCAGGAGATCGTGTACCCGCGGGTGCACCCGGCGCCGATGGAGACCTGCGGTGCCGTCGCCGATTTGGACCCGGTCACCGGCAAGCTGACGCTGTGGACCACCTCGCAGGCGCCACACGCCCACCGCACCCTGTACGCGTTGGTCGCCGGCCTGCCCGAACACAAGATCCGGGTGATCTCGCCGGACATCGGCGGCGGCTTCGGCAACAAGGTGCCGATCTATCCCGGCTACGTGTGCGCGATCGTCGGCTCGCTGCTGCTGGGCAAGCCGGTCAAGTGGATGGAGGACCGCAGCGAGAACCTGACGTCCACCAGCTTCGCCCGCGACTACATCATGGTCGGCGAGATCGCGGCCACCCAGGACGGGAAGATCCTGGCGCTGCGGTCCAACGTGCTCGCCGACCACGGCGCGTTCAACGGTCAGGCGGCGCCGACGAAATACCCGGCCGGCTTCTTCGGGGTGTTCACCGGCAGCTATGACCTGGAGGCCGCCTACTGCCACATGACCGCGGTGTACACCAACAAGGCGCCCGGCGGGGTGGCCTACGCGTGCTCGTTCCGCATCACCGAGGCGGTGTACTTCGTCGAGCGACTGGTGGACTGCCTGGCCTTCGAGCTCAAGATGGACCCGGCCGAGCTGCGGCTGCGGAACCTGTTGCGGCCCGACCAGTTTCCGTACACCACCAAGACCGGCTGGACCTACGACTCGGGTGACTACGAGGCCACCATGCGCAAGGCCATGGACATGATCGGCTACGACGCGTTGCGCGCCGAGCAGAAGGAGCGGCGCGAGCGCGGTGAGCTGATGGGCATCGGCATGGCCTTCTTCACCGAGGCCGTCGGCGCCGGCCCCCGCAAGGACATGGACATCCTCGGCCTGGGCATGGCCGACGGGTGCGAGCTGCGCGTGCACCCCACCGGCAAAGCCGTTGTGCGGCTGTCGGTCCAGAGCCAGGGTCAGGGGCACGAGACGACGTTCGCGCAGATCGTCGCCGAGGAGCTGGGCATCCCGCCCGACGACATCGACGTGGTGCACGGCGACACCGACCAGACCCCGTTCGGTCTGGGCACCTACGGCAGCCGATCCACCCCGGTCTCCGGCGCGGCGGCGGCGCTGGTGGCCCGCAAGGTGCGCGACAAGGCGCAGATCATCGCCTCGGGGATGCTCGAGGTGTCGGTCGCCGACCTGGAATGGGAGAAGGGCTCTTTCCACGTCAAGGGTGACCCGTCGGCGTCGGTGACGATCCAGGACATCGCGATGCGTGCGCACGGGGCAGGTGACCTGCCCGAGGGCATCGAGGGCGGCCTGGACGCCGAGGTGTGCTACAACCCGTCGAACCTGACCTACCCGTACGGGGCGTATTTCTGTGTGGTGGACGTCGATCCCGGCACCGCGGTGGTCAAGGTGCGGCGCTTCCTGGCCGTCGACGACTGCGGTACCCGGATCAACCCGATGATCATCGAGGGCCAGGTACACGGCGGCATCGTCGACGGCATCGGGATGGCGCTGATGGAGATGATCGCGTTCGACGAGGACGGCAACTGCCTGGGCGGCTCGTTGATGGACTACCTGATCCCGACGGCCATGGAGGTGCCGCACCTGGAGACCGGTTTCACCGTGACGCCGTCGCCGCACCACCCGATCGGCGCCAAGGGTATCGGCGAGTCGGCCACCGTCGGGTCGCCGCCCGCGGTGGTCAACGCGGTGGTGGATGCGTTGGCGCCGTTCGGGGTCCGCCACGCCGACATGCCGCTGACCCCGTCGCGGGTGTGGGAGGCGATGCAGGGCAGAGCGAGGCCACCGATTTGA
- a CDS encoding TrmH family RNA methyltransferase, whose product MTGPGPTEWAAPAGGVGPWAGEPPDDPRYDPVLLREGDTRNVVDAYRYWTREAIIADIDRRRHPLHVAIENFGHDANIGSVVRTANAFAVHTVHIVGRRRWNRRGAMVTDRYQRLCHHDSTPELLGFAAGAGLAVVAVDNVPGATRLEETALPRECLLVFGQEGPGITDDLRAGAAMTVSIAQFGSTRSINAGVAAGIAMHAWVRRHANLSDAW is encoded by the coding sequence ATGACCGGCCCGGGGCCGACCGAGTGGGCCGCGCCGGCCGGCGGGGTGGGGCCCTGGGCGGGCGAGCCGCCCGACGACCCACGGTATGACCCGGTCCTGTTGCGCGAGGGCGACACTCGCAACGTCGTCGACGCCTACCGGTACTGGACGCGGGAGGCGATCATCGCCGACATCGACCGGCGCCGGCACCCGCTGCACGTGGCGATCGAGAACTTCGGGCACGACGCCAACATCGGCTCGGTGGTGCGCACCGCCAACGCCTTCGCCGTGCACACCGTGCACATCGTGGGCCGGCGGCGCTGGAACCGCCGGGGCGCCATGGTGACCGACCGTTATCAGCGGCTGTGCCACCACGACAGCACCCCCGAGCTGCTCGGCTTCGCGGCCGGCGCCGGGCTGGCGGTGGTCGCGGTGGACAACGTCCCGGGGGCGACGCGCCTCGAGGAGACCGCGCTGCCGCGGGAGTGTCTGCTGGTGTTCGGGCAGGAGGGCCCGGGCATCACCGACGACCTGCGGGCGGGCGCGGCGATGACGGTGTCGATCGCCCAGTTCGGCTCGACCCGCAGCATCAACGCCGGCGTGGCCGCCGGGATCGCGATGCACGCCTGGGTTCGGCGGCACGCCAACCTGTCTGACGCCTGGTAG
- the ttfA gene encoding trehalose monomycolate transport factor TtfA: MVPLWFTLSALCFVGAGVLLYVDLDRRRGRSRRRKSWARSHGFDYERESADILKRWKRGVISTVGDIAAENVVLGQIRGEAVYIFDLEEVATVIALHRKVGTNVVVDLRLKGLKEPRESDIWLLGAIGPRMVYSTNLDAARRACDRRMVTFAHTAPDCAEIMWNEQNWTLVALPITSTRTQWDEGLRTVRQFNDLLRVLPPLPEETQQEAGAPAGLRSASPSRPLAPAGRAELPPRRAQQDVGGLLGDASARRPAEPIRREQRGPDAVRRQPPAGRNGHQATNYQR, translated from the coding sequence ATGGTCCCCCTTTGGTTCACGCTCTCCGCGCTGTGCTTCGTCGGCGCGGGCGTGTTGCTGTACGTCGACCTCGATCGACGCCGCGGCCGCAGCAGGCGCCGCAAATCATGGGCGCGGTCACACGGATTCGACTACGAGCGTGAATCGGCCGACATCCTCAAGCGCTGGAAGCGCGGGGTGATCTCGACGGTGGGCGACATCGCCGCCGAGAACGTCGTGCTGGGTCAGATCCGCGGCGAGGCGGTGTACATCTTCGACCTCGAGGAGGTCGCCACCGTGATCGCGCTGCACCGCAAGGTGGGCACGAACGTGGTGGTGGATCTGCGGCTCAAGGGGCTCAAAGAGCCACGGGAAAGCGACATCTGGCTGCTCGGCGCGATCGGCCCGCGGATGGTGTACTCCACCAACCTGGACGCCGCCCGGCGGGCCTGCGACCGCCGCATGGTCACCTTCGCGCACACCGCGCCGGACTGCGCCGAGATCATGTGGAACGAGCAGAACTGGACGCTGGTCGCCCTGCCCATCACCAGCACCCGCACCCAGTGGGACGAGGGGCTGCGCACCGTGCGGCAGTTCAACGACCTGTTGCGGGTGCTGCCGCCGCTGCCGGAGGAGACCCAGCAGGAGGCGGGCGCGCCCGCGGGGCTGCGCAGCGCGTCGCCCAGCCGACCGCTGGCGCCCGCGGGCCGCGCGGAGTTGCCGCCCCGGCGCGCGCAGCAGGACGTCGGTGGGCTGCTCGGTGATGCGTCCGCCCGCCGGCCGGCCGAGCCGATCCGCCGGGAGCAGCGCGGCCCGGACGCCGTTCGCCGTCAGCCGCCGGCCGGCCGCAACGGCCACCAGGCCACCAACTATCAGCGCTGA